A region from the Rhodopseudomonas julia genome encodes:
- a CDS encoding efflux RND transporter permease subunit, with protein sequence MNVSAWAVKNPVPVILLFVLLVIGGSFGFSRLGIQSFPDLDLPLIQITARLEGSAPAQLETEVARKIEDSIATLDKINHIRTTIVDGAVSMTAEFTIDKNPQQALDDVRSAVDGIRADLPADMRDPDVRKLSIQSTALLTYAVSSRTLDEAALSWFVDNDMAKALRSVPGVGDVVRVGGIDREIVVSVDRRRLSALGLAITDIADRLRSVQIDQSGGRVETVSSRQSIRVLGKAPTVSRLNSLSIPRAGGTPVRLGDIAEIEDSHADRTSLAYLSGKPVVGVQIKRTNGFSDVAVAEGIRAAVADLAATRPTVEIVEATNTVAATQADYDASMRMLYEGIVIAVLVVWIFLRSWRATFISAAALPLAMIPTFIVMAWFGFTLNEVSLLALSLVIGILVDDAIVEVENIERHLSFCGAAKAATIEATQEIGTAVIATTMTLVAVFLPTAFMGDVPGLVFRQFGITAAAAVLASLLVARLLTPMMAVSLLRPHTKAARSHREGWLMRSYMRLVRCCLAQRKRVVLATILFVAASISLVPLLETTFVPPADVARTTVALSVQPGSSLQETDRVARQAASIIAQVPSVRSVFTIVGAAARSGDGAAPVIDTNMTSASLIVDLTPLDERNQPQIAVEQRIREALAVLPGARVQVGVGEDGSSLDIVLAGDDYEALLKSAADLEAQMRTLPGLGAVTSAAALEAPEVRIVPNGSHASAVGVTPAAIADVVRVATYGDYASSRPKLDLGERQLPIRLRLAADHAPDDDLDALRQLRIDGSKGSVTLGSVADVFLGTGPTAISRIDRQRNITVGVELNGHSAGTILEKVQTLPALRHLPSSVRTVNQGEVERMGSMFAGFLVAMMIGMICIYGVLSLLFHDFLQPFTILMAVPLSLGGALAPLIVTGASFSIAGAIGLLMLVGIVTKNSILIVEYAATAQQKGRQQVEALLDACHKRARPVIMTTMAMIGGMCPVVLGLSGGDPSFRRPMGLVLIGGLLVSTVLSLVVIPVIYSFVDDFSRWIHMRVTREAAHSIEGGR encoded by the coding sequence ATGAACGTCTCTGCCTGGGCCGTCAAAAATCCGGTTCCCGTCATCCTTCTGTTTGTGCTCCTGGTGATCGGAGGATCGTTCGGGTTTTCCCGGCTCGGCATCCAGAGCTTTCCTGACCTCGACCTGCCGCTGATCCAGATCACGGCCCGTCTCGAAGGCTCGGCGCCTGCGCAACTGGAGACCGAGGTGGCGCGCAAGATCGAGGACAGCATCGCCACTCTCGACAAGATCAATCACATCAGGACGACCATCGTCGATGGTGCCGTCTCCATGACGGCCGAATTCACGATCGACAAGAACCCGCAGCAGGCGCTTGACGACGTCCGCAGCGCCGTCGACGGCATCCGTGCGGACCTGCCGGCGGATATGAGGGATCCCGATGTCCGCAAGCTGTCGATCCAGAGCACGGCGCTGCTGACCTATGCCGTGTCGTCGCGGACGCTCGATGAGGCCGCACTCTCCTGGTTCGTCGACAACGACATGGCCAAAGCATTGCGCTCCGTGCCGGGAGTGGGCGACGTCGTTCGTGTCGGTGGGATCGACCGCGAAATCGTGGTGAGCGTCGATCGTCGTCGGCTTTCTGCGCTTGGACTGGCGATCACCGATATTGCCGATCGCTTACGCTCGGTTCAAATCGACCAGTCGGGCGGCCGCGTCGAAACCGTCTCCTCGCGTCAGTCGATCCGCGTACTCGGCAAGGCACCGACCGTGAGCCGGCTGAACTCGCTTTCGATTCCGCGCGCCGGCGGCACGCCCGTGCGGCTCGGTGATATCGCCGAGATCGAAGACTCCCACGCCGACCGTACTTCGCTCGCCTATCTCAGTGGAAAACCGGTGGTCGGTGTTCAGATCAAGCGCACCAACGGTTTCTCCGACGTGGCCGTTGCCGAGGGTATCCGCGCCGCCGTGGCGGATCTGGCCGCCACGCGGCCGACTGTCGAGATTGTCGAGGCCACCAACACCGTCGCGGCGACCCAGGCAGACTACGACGCCTCGATGCGCATGCTTTACGAGGGCATCGTCATCGCCGTCCTGGTCGTCTGGATATTCCTCAGGAGTTGGCGGGCCACCTTCATCTCGGCGGCGGCTCTGCCGCTGGCGATGATCCCGACCTTCATCGTCATGGCTTGGTTTGGCTTCACGCTGAATGAGGTCTCGCTGCTCGCATTGTCTCTCGTGATCGGCATTCTCGTCGACGACGCCATTGTCGAGGTCGAAAACATCGAGCGGCATCTCTCGTTCTGTGGCGCAGCGAAGGCCGCGACCATCGAGGCAACCCAAGAGATCGGCACTGCAGTCATCGCCACCACGATGACGCTGGTTGCCGTCTTTCTGCCCACCGCCTTCATGGGCGACGTACCAGGTCTGGTCTTCCGCCAGTTCGGGATTACTGCGGCCGCCGCCGTCTTGGCGTCTTTGCTGGTGGCGCGCTTGCTCACGCCGATGATGGCCGTATCGCTGTTGCGGCCCCACACGAAGGCCGCACGCAGCCACCGCGAAGGGTGGCTCATGCGCAGCTATATGAGGCTTGTCCGGTGTTGCCTCGCCCAGCGCAAGCGGGTGGTCCTGGCGACGATACTCTTCGTTGCCGCTTCCATTTCGTTGGTTCCGCTGCTGGAAACCACGTTTGTGCCCCCCGCCGATGTCGCACGGACCACGGTTGCGCTCAGCGTTCAACCGGGCAGTAGCCTGCAAGAAACCGATCGGGTCGCGCGGCAGGCAGCGTCGATCATCGCGCAAGTTCCCAGCGTTCGGTCGGTTTTCACGATCGTCGGCGCGGCGGCCCGAAGCGGCGACGGCGCGGCCCCTGTCATCGATACGAACATGACCAGCGCTTCGCTGATCGTCGATCTGACGCCTCTCGATGAGCGCAATCAGCCACAGATTGCGGTGGAGCAACGCATCCGGGAGGCACTCGCCGTCCTGCCGGGCGCACGCGTTCAGGTAGGAGTTGGCGAGGACGGAAGCAGCCTCGACATCGTGCTGGCAGGCGATGACTATGAGGCGCTTCTGAAGTCCGCCGCCGATCTCGAAGCGCAGATGCGCACATTGCCGGGCCTCGGCGCAGTCACATCGGCGGCGGCACTTGAAGCGCCTGAAGTGCGGATCGTTCCAAACGGGTCGCACGCCAGCGCGGTGGGCGTCACTCCAGCGGCGATTGCGGACGTCGTCCGTGTCGCTACCTATGGCGACTATGCCTCCTCTCGACCCAAGCTCGACCTTGGCGAGCGCCAATTGCCGATTCGCCTCAGGCTCGCAGCCGATCACGCTCCCGATGACGATCTCGATGCTCTGCGCCAGCTTCGGATCGATGGCAGCAAGGGCAGCGTAACGCTCGGTTCGGTCGCGGACGTCTTTCTTGGCACCGGGCCGACAGCCATCTCCCGGATCGACCGTCAACGAAACATCACCGTCGGGGTGGAACTCAACGGGCACAGCGCTGGCACCATCCTGGAGAAGGTTCAGACCTTGCCGGCGCTCAGGCATCTCCCGTCATCGGTCAGGACCGTCAACCAGGGCGAGGTCGAGCGCATGGGATCGATGTTCGCGGGATTCCTCGTGGCGATGATGATCGGGATGATCTGCATCTATGGTGTCTTGTCATTGCTCTTCCACGATTTTCTGCAACCGTTCACAATCCTCATGGCCGTGCCGCTTTCGCTTGGCGGGGCGCTGGCGCCGCTGATTGTCACCGGCGCCAGTTTTTCCATCGCTGGCGCCATCGGCCTGTTGATGCTCGTCGGCATCGTCACGAAGAACTCGATCCTCATCGTCGAATATGCGGCCACCGCACAACAGAAAGGTCGACAGCAAGTCGAAGCCTTGCTCGACGCCTGTCACAAGCGGGCGCGCCCCGTCATCATGACGACCATGGCGATGATCGGCGGCATGTGTCCGGTGGTTCTTGGACTGTCCGGCGGGGACCCGAGCTTCCGGCGACCGATGGGCCTCGTTTTGATCGGCGGTCTTCTCGTCTCCACCGTCCTCAGTCTCGTGGTGATCCCCGTCATCTACTCGTTCGTCGATGACTTCTCCCGCTGGATCCACATGCGCGTCACCCGTGAAGCAGCGCACTCGATTGAGGGGGGCCGTTAG